The Winogradskyella schleiferi genome has a window encoding:
- a CDS encoding DUF3467 domain-containing protein, giving the protein MAEEKKNPKKGQINIELDEKVAEGTYSNLAIINHSVSEFVVDFVSIMPGTPKSKVKSRIILTPQHAKRLLKALGDNVVRFEKAHGEIKDYEQPPIPLNFGPTGQA; this is encoded by the coding sequence ATGGCAGAAGAAAAAAAGAATCCGAAAAAAGGACAAATAAACATAGAACTTGACGAAAAAGTAGCTGAAGGCACGTACTCCAACTTGGCAATTATTAACCATTCTGTTTCAGAATTTGTAGTTGACTTTGTAAGTATAATGCCGGGCACTCCAAAGAGTAAGGTGAAGTCTCGTATTATCTTAACCCCTCAGCATGCCAAGCGTTTATTAAAAGCATTAGGTGATAATGTAGTTCGTTTTGAAAAGGCACATGGTGAGATTAAAGATTACGAACAACCACCAATTCCATTAAATTTTGGTCCTACAGGACAAGCTTAA
- a CDS encoding chondroitinase-B domain-containing protein, producing MKTYPLIFALFLALYSCGEKATTSTESSQLISNIDELNDAIKNAQAGDDIVLKNGVYKDVEIKFRGKGTKNNPITLKAETPGKVSIEGKSYLKFGGEYLTVEGLHFKNGYSPSSAVIDFKISHKDSLDEIASHCKFTNCVIEDFNKLKRDDDDLWVRFWGRHNELSNCYIAGKTNRGPTVRVSIEGRESINNYHQIINNHFGPRPVKGGPSGETIQLGNSYTSMSPSYTMVANNLFEECNGEVEVISSKTNFNEFRNNVFYKSEGSLVTRHGNYCTIDGNYFIGDGVNKNVGGIRIINTGHWVTNNYFYNLIGTSFRSPLAVMNGIPKSPLNRYNQVTDVVVAYNTYVNCSSPWQFGVGTNIAQSDVLPKSEIRSARAIRTTVANNVIYNEKGLEKIVVENDKADGVIFKSNVVDNQGVKFNDFDGGIKTASLELKKVSKYIFLPSGIPSEIEVYNGFDFNTIKTDLFGASRKDSKSIGAAVGVDVSNPNILDKSKYGTSWYSNEIEAKEPTIHAVTKAEDLQTKIDEAINGDIIALAEGVYNVEKSVVINKTITIQSQGNEKAELMFSGAANTPLFSLESKGKLTVNNVTLKGNTSNYAFASLKENMSNHFGLSVSNTDISDFNYVLKVYTESFSERITFENTSISNCENGIELSEETNDRGDYNTEYLTIDNCQFTNVKQNVIDYYRGGYDESTIGGNLLVTNSTFVNCGVKEKNDILLNHRGIVNVNINNNTFKNNPVEFVSILWGAKNNVETENTLINSGQLKTEENLKLKLMY from the coding sequence ATGAAAACATATCCATTAATTTTCGCTTTGTTCTTAGCACTTTACTCATGTGGGGAAAAGGCTACTACAAGTACAGAATCAAGTCAATTAATTTCCAATATTGACGAGTTAAACGATGCCATAAAAAATGCACAAGCAGGTGATGATATCGTTTTGAAAAATGGTGTTTACAAAGATGTTGAAATTAAATTTAGGGGGAAAGGAACCAAAAACAATCCTATAACATTAAAAGCTGAAACCCCTGGAAAAGTTAGTATTGAGGGTAAGTCCTATTTAAAGTTTGGAGGCGAATACTTAACGGTAGAAGGTTTGCATTTTAAAAATGGATATTCACCATCTAGTGCTGTTATAGATTTTAAAATAAGCCATAAAGATTCACTGGACGAAATAGCCAGCCATTGTAAATTCACCAATTGTGTTATCGAGGATTTTAACAAACTTAAAAGAGATGATGATGATTTATGGGTTAGGTTTTGGGGAAGACACAATGAATTAAGCAATTGCTATATCGCAGGAAAGACAAACAGAGGCCCAACCGTTAGAGTGAGTATAGAAGGTAGGGAAAGTATAAATAATTACCACCAAATCATCAACAATCATTTTGGTCCAAGACCTGTTAAAGGTGGTCCAAGTGGTGAGACAATTCAGTTAGGAAACAGTTACACTTCCATGTCACCAAGTTATACCATGGTCGCCAATAATTTATTTGAAGAGTGCAATGGTGAGGTGGAAGTCATTTCAAGCAAAACAAACTTCAACGAGTTTAGAAATAATGTGTTTTATAAAAGTGAAGGCTCACTGGTTACACGTCATGGAAATTATTGTACTATCGATGGCAATTATTTTATTGGTGATGGTGTAAATAAAAACGTTGGTGGCATTAGAATTATCAATACTGGTCATTGGGTTACAAACAACTACTTCTATAACCTAATAGGGACAAGTTTCAGAAGTCCATTAGCTGTAATGAATGGTATTCCAAAATCGCCATTAAACCGCTATAACCAAGTAACTGATGTGGTTGTGGCTTATAATACGTATGTAAATTGTAGTTCACCGTGGCAGTTTGGTGTGGGTACAAATATTGCACAATCAGATGTGTTACCAAAATCAGAAATCCGCTCAGCTAGAGCCATTAGAACTACGGTTGCCAATAATGTGATTTATAATGAAAAGGGATTAGAAAAGATTGTTGTTGAAAACGACAAAGCTGATGGCGTGATATTTAAAAGTAATGTTGTAGATAATCAAGGTGTAAAATTTAATGACTTTGATGGCGGAATTAAAACTGCATCTTTAGAGTTGAAAAAAGTATCAAAATATATTTTCCTTCCATCAGGAATTCCTTCTGAAATTGAAGTCTATAATGGTTTCGATTTTAATACCATTAAAACCGATTTATTCGGTGCTTCAAGAAAAGATAGTAAAAGTATTGGTGCGGCTGTTGGTGTAGATGTTTCCAATCCGAATATTTTAGATAAGTCAAAATATGGAACCTCATGGTATTCCAATGAAATTGAAGCAAAAGAACCGACGATACACGCTGTAACTAAAGCAGAAGACTTGCAAACTAAAATAGATGAAGCCATAAATGGCGATATTATTGCTTTAGCTGAAGGTGTTTATAATGTTGAAAAGTCCGTAGTAATCAATAAGACAATCACAATTCAATCCCAAGGTAACGAAAAAGCTGAACTTATGTTTTCAGGAGCGGCTAACACACCTTTATTTTCATTGGAATCTAAAGGAAAGTTAACAGTAAATAATGTAACGTTAAAAGGAAATACTTCAAACTACGCGTTCGCAAGTTTAAAAGAAAACATGTCGAACCATTTTGGTCTTTCAGTTTCAAATACTGACATCAGCGATTTTAATTATGTGCTCAAAGTATACACAGAATCATTTTCTGAACGCATCACTTTTGAAAACACCTCAATTTCAAATTGCGAAAATGGTATAGAACTTTCCGAAGAAACCAACGACAGAGGTGATTACAACACAGAATATTTAACCATTGATAATTGCCAATTTACGAATGTGAAACAAAATGTGATCGATTATTACAGAGGTGGTTATGACGAGTCAACCATTGGTGGCAACCTTTTAGTAACCAATAGTACATTTGTCAATTGTGGCGTAAAAGAGAAAAATGACATTCTGTTAAATCACAGAGGTATTGTAAATGTGAATATCAATAATAACACTTTTAAAAATAATCCAGTGGAGTTTGTTTCGATTCTATGGGGTGCAAAAAACAATGTAGAAACTGAAAACACTTTGATCAATTCAGGTCAATTAAAAACAGAAGAAAATTTGAAGTTAAAACTAATGTACTAA
- a CDS encoding polysaccharide lyase family 7 protein, giving the protein MKKSLFTIFTVLALVACKDNAKTNSDTTTDTTEKTEEIKTYPSDVLPFMNKWSILCGDGTKEENLVNFEHEGFFYVENENSTDWVVYKTPNSGITSRTSSNTRTEMGQKKHWIPEEGGKLTGTLKVQHVSTTGDATKASSYSVVIGQIHSDEGHENEPLKIYYKKFPSHTKGSVFWNYEINTEGDNIGRFDYSTAVWGHDFSVVGTDATNYPEEPENGIALGEEFSYEVNVHKGIMYLNFTSEGHETITFTKSLIESEFATRKDIPEQVKTVYANREKGGGVERKTAYAGEINYFKQGAYNQANPKSTKSEVYGGDIVKQYENGSYAEVWFKDATVGESTEPTKK; this is encoded by the coding sequence ATGAAAAAATCACTTTTTACAATATTCACAGTTTTAGCCTTGGTGGCTTGTAAAGACAATGCCAAAACTAACTCAGATACAACTACAGACACTACTGAAAAAACTGAAGAAATTAAGACATATCCAAGTGATGTGCTTCCTTTTATGAACAAATGGAGCATACTTTGTGGTGACGGAACAAAAGAAGAGAACTTAGTTAATTTTGAACATGAAGGTTTTTTCTATGTTGAAAATGAAAATAGTACGGATTGGGTAGTATACAAAACACCGAATTCAGGTATTACGTCTAGAACATCAAGTAATACAAGAACAGAAATGGGTCAAAAGAAACATTGGATTCCAGAAGAAGGTGGTAAATTAACTGGGACTTTAAAAGTTCAGCACGTTTCAACTACTGGAGATGCGACTAAAGCGTCTTCGTATTCAGTAGTGATTGGACAAATTCATAGCGACGAAGGTCACGAAAATGAACCTTTAAAAATCTATTATAAAAAATTTCCAAGTCATACAAAAGGCTCTGTATTTTGGAATTACGAAATCAATACTGAAGGTGATAATATTGGAAGATTTGATTATTCTACTGCAGTTTGGGGACATGATTTTTCTGTAGTTGGAACAGATGCAACAAACTATCCGGAAGAACCAGAAAATGGCATAGCTTTAGGTGAGGAATTCAGCTACGAAGTCAACGTACATAAAGGCATTATGTATTTGAATTTTACTAGTGAAGGTCATGAGACCATAACATTCACAAAAAGTTTAATAGAGTCAGAATTTGCGACAAGAAAAGACATTCCAGAGCAAGTCAAAACAGTTTATGCAAACAGAGAAAAAGGTGGTGGAGTTGAGCGTAAAACTGCTTATGCTGGTGAAATCAATTATTTTAAACAAGGTGCCTATAACCAAGCTAATCCAAAAAGCACCAAATCGGAAGTTTATGGTGGTGATATAGTCAAACAATATGAAAATGGAAGCTATGCAGAAGTTTGGTTTAAAGATGCAACTGTAGGCGAAAGTACAGAGCCAACTAAAAAATAA